In Nocardia asteroides, a single genomic region encodes these proteins:
- a CDS encoding alpha/beta fold hydrolase yields MSEYESIWSDLQGVAFEQGYLDAGGVRTRYLRAGEAGKPTLILLHGSGGHAEAYVRNLAAHAEHFDTWSIDMLGHGYTGRPGHPLEIPHYVAHLAAFLDAIGVRTASISGESLGGWVAARFAIDHPERVHRLVLNTAGGSQADPVVMQRIITLSMAAAAEPTWETVQARIKWLMADKSKDYDDIVASRQRIYRQPGFVDAMRDIMALQDPEIRQRNLLGPDEYGRITAPALVLWTSDDPTADVTEGKRIASMIPGARFEVMPDCGHWPQYEDAATFDALHLGFLRES; encoded by the coding sequence TTGTCGGAGTACGAGAGCATCTGGAGCGACCTCCAGGGGGTGGCGTTCGAGCAGGGCTACCTCGACGCCGGAGGCGTGCGGACCCGCTACCTGCGCGCGGGCGAGGCGGGGAAGCCGACGCTGATCCTGCTGCACGGGTCGGGCGGGCACGCCGAGGCATACGTGCGCAACCTCGCCGCGCACGCCGAGCACTTCGACACCTGGTCGATCGACATGCTCGGGCACGGCTACACCGGCAGGCCGGGGCACCCGCTGGAGATCCCGCACTACGTCGCGCACCTCGCCGCCTTCCTGGATGCCATCGGCGTGCGGACCGCCTCGATCAGCGGGGAGTCGCTGGGCGGCTGGGTCGCGGCCCGGTTCGCCATCGACCACCCGGAGCGGGTGCACCGGCTGGTGCTGAACACCGCGGGCGGCTCGCAGGCCGACCCGGTGGTCATGCAGCGGATCATCACGCTCTCCATGGCCGCCGCCGCCGAGCCGACCTGGGAGACGGTGCAGGCCAGGATCAAGTGGCTGATGGCGGACAAGTCCAAGGACTACGACGACATCGTGGCGAGCAGGCAGCGCATCTACCGCCAGCCCGGCTTCGTCGACGCCATGCGCGACATCATGGCGCTGCAGGACCCGGAGATCAGGCAGCGCAACCTGCTCGGCCCGGACGAGTACGGCCGCATCACCGCGCCCGCCCTCGTCCTCTGGACCAGCGACGACCCCACCGCCGACGTCACCGAGGGCAAGCGCATCGCCTCGATGATCCCGGGCGCGCGCTTCGAGGTCATGCCGGACTGCGGGCACTGGCCGCAGTACGAGGACGCCGCCACCTTCGACGCCCTGCACCTGGGCTTCCTGCGGGAGAGCTGA